The following proteins come from a genomic window of Plasmodium vivax chromosome 3, whole genome shotgun sequence:
- a CDS encoding hypothetical protein (encoded by transcript PVX_000000A): MGSFSEWHDNFSQLVNDNIRLNELEKEVINVHYYTSKRNIFKKVDFYFEKKIFNILNNIEKVKNDKLKSSNVFNKILGKKMFLLFILPVVILLSGFSFLQYGMNSTEVLYCIPFVVASILILFYIFSKILKYYIYVENNGKCSFLDYFRIFSKKFN, from the coding sequence ATGGGTTCTTTCTCAGAATGGCATGACAATTTTAGCCAATTAGTAAATGATAATATCAGATTAAATGAATTAGAAAAGGAAGTGATCAATGTTCATTATTATAcatcaaaaagaaacatttttaaaaaagtagacttttattttgaaaaaaaaatattcaatatACTTAATAACAtagaaaaagtgaagaatgacaaattaaaaagttctaacgtatttaataaaattttgggtaagaaaatgtttttattgtTTATTCTTCCagttgtaattttattatctggattttcttttttacaatacGGTATGAATTCAACGGAAGTTTTGTATTGTATTCCCTTTGTTGTAGCATCCATTCttatattgttttatatattttctaaaatcctaaaatattatatttatgtagaaAATAATGGTAAATGTAGTTTTCTTGATTATTTTAGAATATTCTCCAAAAAGTTCAATTAA
- a CDS encoding hypothetical protein (encoded by transcript PVX_000005A), protein MHENNLPTTSLGIIKKFPQIGRTNMFLFHVKVLIFAFFFWNSSNSNKSSFNKSCDEKRCEQNVFSVKKSRVLTEYDSYDSGSQSNLYSLEDMEDDEREERLRELISYYNKFLNYYPELNTKDKIIKLKNPESTRRRNYVANGKENVQQVNSVPERSYEYDEVDNLEDTEEFEEFEIVIETHHFEEPDYLDEYLDLDIDIEDKDLTTLDGIYEEMSTFKRKYLEIRNKIIAYINNFNWNSELIYDYMLVFLPLSILLTIFCLHYASPNVFITTGVAALTLFVL, encoded by the exons atgCATGAAAACAATTTACCTACCACGAGCCTgggaattattaaaaaattcccacAAATAGGCAGAACAaatatgtttctttttcatgttaAAGTGTTAATAtttgccttctttttctggaattcttcaaattccaataaa AGTTCATTTAATAAGTCATGTGATGAAAAACGTTGTGAGCAGAACGTTTTCAGTGTTAAAAAGTCTAGAGTTTTAACCGAGTATGATAGTTACGATAGCGGAAGTCAGTCAAATCTATATTCCTTAGAGGATATGGAAGATGACGAAAGAGAAGAACGCTTACGAGAATTGATATCTTATTATAATAAGTTTCTAAACTATTATCCAGAACTTAACACCAAAGACAAAAttatcaaattaaaaaatcctGAATCAACACGAAGACGAAATTATGTAGCtaatggaaaagaaaatgtgcAACAAGTTAATTCAGTACCCGAAAGATCATATGAATATGACGAAGTAGACAACCTCGAGGACACGGAAGAATTCGAAGAATTTGAAATTGTGATTGAAActcatcattttgaagaaccaGATTATCTTGATGAGTATCTGGATTTGGACATAGACATTGAGGATAAAGATCTAACGACACTTGATGGAATCTATGAAGAAATGAGTACGTTTAAACGGAAATATTTGGAAATTaggaataaaattattgcatATATTAACAACTTTAATTGGAATAGTGAATTAATTTATGATTACATGCTTGTATTTCTACCACTGAGTATATTACTAACCATTTTCTGTTTACATTATGCATCACCCAATGTTTTTATTACCACGGGTGTTGCGGCATTGACTTTGtttgtattataa
- a CDS encoding hypothetical protein (encoded by transcript PVX_000010A), whose translation MISLTKLSIFSFVLCSWQYPNYVTELGTSWGNGTGQNDTLGVRISRSLRGETDVETRQNNILLREKIMGLLDGDDKKLFSRLNALINDETGGLEADDLSYHNFLKKRLGVAKYNDSSSSRSKSSSSRDSLKKKIKEMRDRDNLDKSEESLDLDNFDDEEEEVETSTNYGSMDSLFEERDDFEDEEEESPRMSESSRYRSKHRRSSSRRRMDIDDEIRYHMDKRRHESKFPVSRRGGFFKNSALGKMFKKIDSKIELEMLRFIKNRAQEERMGIKPKGFFNKFVFSMYRNKAFLPLVLALSVAYPLVLYYIGLNVAQYFGYMASWTMYPMAVPAAIGFAFLSMLLGGYYLKKGMQISNKILKFKNFSKGHKHKRSKKSRRI comes from the exons atgatatCTCTTACGAAACTCTCTATATTTAGCTTTGTACTATGCTCCTGGCAATATCCCAACTAT GTAACTGAACTAGGTACATCATGGGGTAATGGAACTGGCCAAAATGACACTTTAGGTGTGAGGATTAGCAGATCATTAAGGGGTGAAACTGATGTAGAAACGCGACAGAATAACATTTTactaagggaaaaaataatgggtTTATTAGATGGAGAcgacaaaaaattatttagcCGATTAAATGCTTTGATAAACGATGAAACTGGAGGACTAGAAGCTGATGATTTATCATACCATaactttttgaagaagcgtTTAGGTGTAgcaaaatataatgataGCTCCAGTTCACGATCTAAAAGCAGCAGTTCCCGCGACagtttaaagaaaaaaattaaagaaatgaGGGATCGTGATAACCTTGATAAATCAGAGGAGTCCTTAGACTTGGATAACTttgatgatgaagaagaagaagttgaGACATCAACGAATTATGGTAGTATGGATAGCCTTTTTGAAGAACGAGATGACTttgaggatgaagaggaagaaagtCCCAGAATGTCTGAATCATCAAGATATCGTAGTAAGCACAGAAGATCCTCCAGTAGAAGAAGAATGGATATAGATGATGAAATTCGCTATCACATGGATAAAAGACGACACGAAAGTAAATTTCCCGTTAGTCGACGTGGAGGTTTCTTTAAAAACAGCGCGTTGGgcaaaatgtttaaaaaaatagattcCAAGATTGAATTAGAAATGTTAcgattcataaaaaatagggCACAAGAAGAAAGAATGGGAATCAAACCCAAAGGatttttcaataaatttgtattttctaTGTATAGAAACAAAGCATTTTTACCCCTCGTATTGGCCCTTTCAGTTGCTTATCCATTAGTTTTGTATTACATTGGCCTGAATGTCGCTCAATATTTTGGTTACATGGCTTCGTGGACCATGTACCCCATGGCAGTTCCAGCAGCCATAGGATTTGCCTTTTTGAGCATGCTCTTGGGAGGCTACTAcctaaaaaaaggaatgcaaATATCcaacaaaattttgaaattcaAAAATTTCTCAAAAGGCCACAAACATAAGAGATCTAAGAAATCAAGAAGAATTTAA